In one window of Helianthus annuus cultivar XRQ/B chromosome 17, HanXRQr2.0-SUNRISE, whole genome shotgun sequence DNA:
- the LOC110924650 gene encoding uncharacterized protein LOC110924650, with protein MPNEDKSESSSIKAAPFHLAYSVSNHIDGSPPPASTAENYADWKELDVLVLQWIYSTISGDLLVRVLASDSTTRDGWVKLEKNFLSNKKASATALETKICILTLAACSSLDDYFQRLKDLANQLTVVDHLVTDLSTSQSSISIYHPYTHIDLSVS; from the exons ATGCCTAACGAAGATAAATCTGAATCATCTTCCATCAAGGCCGCCCCATTCCACCTTGCATATTCT GTATCGAATCACATAGATGGTTCTCCACCACCTGCATCCACGGCTGAAAACTATGCGGATTGGAAAGAGCTCGATGTACTGGTTCTACAGTGGATCTACAGTACTATATCTGGTGATCTTCTTGTTCGTGTCCTCGCTTCTGACTCGACAACTAGGGATGGTTGGGTCAAATTGGAGAAAAACTTTCTTAGTAACAAGAAGGCCAGTGCTACCGCCTTGGAAACAAAAATTTGCATCCTCACCCTTGCTGCATGCTCGTCTCTAGACGACTACTTTCAACGGCTAAAGGACTTGGCTAATCAACTAACGGTCGTTGATCACCTTGTTACCGACCTATCGACTAGCCAATCAAGTATTTCCATATACCATCCCTACACCCATATCGACCTATCGGTTTCTTAA